From Oscillatoria sp. FACHB-1407, the proteins below share one genomic window:
- a CDS encoding glucose 1-dehydrogenase — protein MKGLKGKTALITGASSGIGQAIAIRLAEEGCNIAINYRKSLEGAEDTEDMAMQQACGQVESCGVQSLLVQGDVSNEEDIREVMKTVVDKFGGLDILINNAGIQTERASHEVPTDEFDRVIGVNLRGAYLCARETIKQFLMQQRGGVIINISSVHEVIPRPMYVSYSISKGGMGNLTKTLALEYADRGIRVNAIAPGATITPINEAWTEDPAKQAVVESHIPMGRAGTSEEMAAAVAFLASDEAAYITGQTLFIDGGLTLYADFREAWSA, from the coding sequence ATGAAGGGGCTAAAGGGAAAGACTGCGTTGATTACGGGTGCGAGTTCGGGGATTGGACAGGCGATCGCCATTCGTCTGGCAGAGGAAGGTTGCAACATTGCGATCAACTATCGCAAAAGTTTGGAGGGAGCCGAAGATACAGAAGACATGGCAATGCAACAGGCTTGCGGTCAAGTGGAAAGCTGTGGCGTTCAGTCACTCCTGGTGCAGGGAGATGTCTCTAATGAGGAAGACATTCGTGAGGTAATGAAGACGGTTGTCGATAAATTTGGGGGTTTGGATATTCTCATCAACAATGCGGGAATCCAAACGGAGCGGGCATCTCACGAAGTCCCCACCGATGAATTCGATCGCGTCATTGGCGTGAATTTGCGCGGTGCTTACCTGTGTGCCAGAGAAACCATCAAACAATTTCTCATGCAACAACGGGGTGGGGTCATTATCAATATTTCCAGTGTGCATGAAGTGATTCCGCGCCCTATGTATGTTAGCTATTCCATCAGCAAAGGCGGTATGGGAAACCTGACCAAAACTCTGGCGTTGGAGTATGCAGATCGGGGCATTCGGGTCAATGCGATCGCCCCTGGTGCCACGATTACACCCATTAATGAAGCCTGGACAGAAGATCCGGCAAAACAAGCCGTCGTTGAGAGCCACATTCCTATGGGACGGGCGGGAACTTCGGAGGAGATGGCTGCTGCTGTCGCATTTTTAGCCTCTGACGAGGCGGCTTACATCACTGGGCAAACTCTGTTCATTGATGGCGGATTAACCCTCTACGCCGATTTCCGAGAAGCCTGGTCTGCGTAA
- a CDS encoding aldo/keto reductase: MSNSEMQYRELGSTGERVSAIGLGGWHLSLKHVDEALAIRLVRTAIDRGITFMDNCWDYNYGASESRMGKALRDGYRDKVFLMTKIDGRSKEEAAKQLDESLQRLQVDHVDLVQHHEILRFEDPNRIFEPEGAHAALLEAKQAGKLRFIGFTGHKDPAIHLHMVEVAERRGFHFDTVQMPLNVMDAHYRSFAKMVVPELVKRNIGILGMKSMANGILLRSQTVTPIECLHYALNLPTSVVITGIDRLELLDQAFEAVRTFQPMTDEQVQTLLAKTAEAGANGEYEPFKTSSIFDGTAQHPDWLGKEPQRIQQLMMA; the protein is encoded by the coding sequence ATGTCTAACTCAGAGATGCAATATCGAGAACTCGGCAGCACAGGCGAGCGAGTCTCGGCGATCGGGCTGGGAGGATGGCATCTCAGCCTCAAACACGTAGATGAAGCCTTAGCCATTCGCCTCGTTCGCACAGCGATCGACCGTGGCATCACCTTTATGGATAATTGCTGGGACTACAACTACGGAGCCAGTGAAAGCCGCATGGGGAAGGCGTTGCGCGATGGCTATCGCGACAAAGTATTTCTCATGACTAAAATTGACGGTCGTTCTAAGGAAGAAGCAGCGAAACAGTTGGATGAGTCGCTCCAACGTCTGCAAGTGGATCATGTTGATCTGGTGCAACACCACGAAATTTTGCGATTTGAAGACCCAAACCGCATCTTTGAGCCAGAAGGTGCCCACGCTGCCCTACTCGAAGCAAAGCAAGCAGGCAAGCTCCGTTTTATCGGCTTTACGGGACATAAAGATCCGGCGATTCATCTACACATGGTGGAGGTCGCTGAACGTCGGGGATTCCACTTTGATACAGTGCAGATGCCACTGAATGTGATGGATGCTCATTATCGCAGTTTTGCCAAAATGGTCGTGCCGGAACTGGTCAAACGCAACATTGGCATCCTGGGTATGAAAAGCATGGCGAATGGGATTCTGTTGCGATCGCAGACTGTAACACCGATCGAGTGTCTCCACTATGCGTTGAATCTACCAACCTCCGTTGTAATCACAGGCATTGACCGTTTAGAGTTGCTGGATCAGGCATTTGAGGCAGTGAGAACGTTTCAACCGATGACCGATGAACAGGTACAGACGTTATTAGCCAAAACCGCAGAAGCCGGAGCCAACGGAGAATACGAACCGTTTAAAACGTCCTCTATTTTCGACGGCACAGCACAACATCCCGACTGGCTAGGCAAAGAACCGCAACGGATTCAACAACTGATGATGGCATGA
- a CDS encoding MBL fold metallo-hydrolase, with the protein MHIHHLNCGCMCPLGGALFDGFSRSLTAQLVCHCLLVETNQGLVLIDTGFGLQDVTSPYQRLSPFFIHVNGIRFNRKDTAIAQVEQLGFSARDVRHIVLTHLDFDHAGGLEDFPEATVHVMQPEMEAVRDRHGFITRQRYRPQQWDEVRQWRHYTASGEPWFGFEAVRQLEGLPPEILFIPLAGHTKGHAGIAIQTSNGWLLHAGDAYFYRHEMDAQYRCTPGLRAYQTLMEVNRAMRLYNQNRLRELVRDRHDVTLFCSHDAVELNDLQNAKTTTGTYV; encoded by the coding sequence ATGCACATTCATCACCTCAATTGCGGTTGTATGTGTCCTCTTGGTGGGGCATTGTTTGACGGTTTTAGTCGAAGTCTGACAGCCCAACTCGTTTGTCATTGCCTACTGGTTGAAACAAATCAAGGACTTGTTTTGATCGATACGGGGTTTGGGCTACAGGATGTGACGTCGCCCTACCAACGACTCAGTCCCTTCTTTATTCACGTCAATGGCATTCGGTTCAATCGTAAAGACACCGCGATCGCTCAGGTGGAGCAGCTTGGCTTTTCGGCGAGGGATGTGCGGCATATCGTATTGACCCATCTAGACTTTGACCATGCGGGTGGGCTGGAAGACTTCCCGGAAGCGACGGTTCACGTCATGCAACCCGAAATGGAGGCAGTGCGCGATCGCCACGGATTCATCACCCGACAACGCTATCGCCCACAACAGTGGGATGAAGTCCGGCAGTGGAGACACTACACAGCATCCGGGGAACCCTGGTTTGGCTTTGAGGCAGTCCGTCAGCTAGAGGGGCTACCACCAGAGATTCTCTTTATTCCGCTGGCGGGTCATACCAAAGGGCACGCCGGAATTGCGATTCAGACCTCAAACGGATGGCTGCTCCACGCAGGAGATGCTTACTTCTATCGTCATGAAATGGATGCTCAATACCGCTGTACTCCCGGATTGCGGGCTTACCAGACGTTGATGGAGGTCAACCGGGCAATGCGGTTATATAACCAGAATCGACTCCGGGAGCTAGTGCGCGATCGCCACGATGTCACCCTCTTTTGTAGCCATGATGCGGTTGAGCTAAACGATCTGCAAAACGCCAAAACGACCACAGGAACTTATGTCTAA
- a CDS encoding AI-2E family transporter, translating into MKKVTAHTNSLWTHLTNARLVRYLLLFALAWAIAQVLAYFETVLVIFIFAAILSFLLNYPVKWACRVIPHWLAVTLVFLITLFVFGGLMATLGLAAIAQTQQFLEQAPQLLESAIAVLNGLQSFLRSRNITVDFSTFEAQLREQALGIIGMGFATLQSVLFSLLDLILIAVVSFFMLLDGQRLWGLLMKLFPSHLRQELTVAIQKNFLGFFWGRFLLFLFFSASAFLVFIVLDIPYALVMAAIAGVFDLIPGIGATIGISLVCLIILPQGILLSLKVLISCVLLQQIEENLLMPRIMQGSINMNPVIMFFALLVGARVAGLVGVFLSIPIAGVIISFLDVDEIRGDQTTTESQ; encoded by the coding sequence ATGAAGAAAGTAACCGCTCACACTAACTCCCTTTGGACACACCTGACGAATGCTCGATTGGTTCGCTACCTACTGTTGTTTGCACTAGCATGGGCGATCGCTCAAGTTCTTGCCTATTTTGAAACCGTTCTGGTTATATTTATCTTCGCGGCAATTCTGTCATTTTTACTCAACTATCCGGTGAAATGGGCGTGTCGAGTCATACCCCATTGGTTAGCTGTCACATTAGTGTTTCTGATCACCCTCTTCGTTTTCGGTGGGTTGATGGCGACGTTGGGGTTGGCAGCGATCGCCCAAACGCAGCAATTTTTAGAGCAGGCTCCTCAACTGTTGGAATCAGCGATCGCTGTATTAAACGGTCTGCAATCCTTTTTACGCAGCCGCAACATTACAGTCGATTTCAGCACCTTTGAAGCCCAGTTAAGAGAACAAGCCCTTGGCATCATTGGCATGGGATTTGCCACTTTGCAATCAGTCTTATTCAGTCTGCTAGATTTGATTTTGATTGCGGTAGTCAGTTTCTTTATGTTGTTGGATGGTCAACGGCTATGGGGACTGCTGATGAAGCTGTTTCCATCTCATCTTCGGCAGGAGTTAACCGTTGCTATTCAAAAGAATTTTTTGGGTTTCTTTTGGGGTCGTTTTCTACTCTTTCTATTCTTTAGCGCATCTGCATTTTTAGTATTTATTGTGCTTGATATTCCTTATGCGCTAGTGATGGCAGCGATCGCAGGAGTGTTTGATCTGATTCCTGGTATTGGTGCAACCATCGGAATTAGCCTTGTGTGTCTAATCATCTTGCCTCAAGGGATTCTACTATCTCTAAAAGTGTTAATCAGTTGTGTATTGCTACAACAAATTGAAGAAAACTTGTTAATGCCGAGGATTATGCAGGGTTCGATCAATATGAACCCAGTGATCATGTTTTTTGCATTATTAGTTGGGGCACGAGTTGCAGGATTAGTCGGTGTATTTCTCTCCATTCCGATCGCAGGAGTGATTATCAGTTTCCTAGATGTTGATGAAATTCGAGGTGATCAAACAACAACTGAGAGCCAATAA
- a CDS encoding amidase family protein — protein MISPLELTQVYLDRIQTLDARLNSFFTVMAERATAEAKAKTEQLAGQVDPASLPAFFGVSIAIKDFVDRIPGANDGLIAVALLVNVCLQGE, from the coding sequence GTGATTTCACCGCTTGAACTGACTCAGGTTTACCTCGATCGCATTCAAACCCTCGATGCTCGCCTCAACAGCTTCTTCACGGTGATGGCGGAAAGAGCCACAGCGGAGGCAAAAGCCAAAACGGAACAGTTAGCAGGACAGGTTGACCCCGCTTCATTGCCAGCGTTTTTTGGCGTTTCCATCGCTATCAAAGATTTTGTGGACAGAATACCCGGTGCCAATGACGGTCTGATTGCGGTTGCTTTGCTCGTCAACGTTTGTTTGCAGGGAGAGTGA